Proteins co-encoded in one Arthrobacter alpinus genomic window:
- a CDS encoding SHOCT domain-containing protein codes for MQFFEVFWSITIAFLFLAYLILLFQIVADIFRDQTLSGVFKAIWIFFLLVTPYISALIYIIVRGAGMSERSAKVASSAQQQTEEYFRRVAGTQSPADQISAAKNLLDAGVINEAEYGQLKAKALA; via the coding sequence ATGCAGTTCTTCGAAGTCTTTTGGTCTATTACCATTGCATTCCTGTTTTTAGCCTACTTGATCCTCCTGTTCCAAATTGTGGCTGATATCTTCCGGGACCAAACGCTGTCCGGCGTCTTCAAGGCAATCTGGATCTTCTTCCTTCTCGTTACGCCTTACATCTCCGCCCTGATTTACATCATTGTCCGCGGTGCTGGCATGTCAGAGCGAAGTGCCAAGGTGGCCTCCAGTGCGCAGCAGCAGACCGAGGAATACTTCCGTCGCGTAGCCGGAACCCAGAGCCCGGCCGATCAGATCTCAGCCGCAAAGAACCTGCTGGACGCCGGTGTCATCAATGAAGCCGAATACGGCCAGCTCAAGGCCAAGGCCCTGGCCTAG
- a CDS encoding leucyl aminopeptidase family protein: MAHSPNKLIPESYDPAPSLQLDPSVSASSAPSGEASAVGYYVSIEGVVPAELGLDRATLASAGFTGAAGQSLVLPRAGSTAVIAVGAGSGAVRTVDELRDGAAAFAAAAARHETLALVLPAGHGVAGDAAAQASVEGALLARYRFNALKSDPKSVAVASLEIVGTGEGAEAGAARGKVLARSAALARDLANNPPGHLTAAEYADFAAVQGPSFGLSVETFGLAELIDMGCGGLLGVNAGSFEEPRLIVLRYVPESEPTAHLALVGKGIMYDSGGISLKPSDPMHLAMKMDMAGSGAVMAAMTGLRDLGATAAVSAWLVCTDNMPSGTATKLGDVLTARNGTTVEVKNTDAEGRLVMMDALSLAMEETPDAIVDAATLTGAAMAALGTLVGAVIGNDQALVEQIKTAGAATGESIWQLPLESRYRKQLDSDIADISNMGGPTAGAITAGLFLAEFVKGTPWAHLDIAGTMKSDSNDSWRPIGATGFGTRLLSEFIVNYTKP; this comes from the coding sequence ATGGCACATTCGCCCAACAAGCTCATCCCGGAATCCTACGATCCGGCGCCCTCCCTCCAGCTTGATCCATCCGTATCCGCCTCGTCGGCACCAAGTGGTGAGGCAAGCGCCGTCGGATATTACGTCTCCATCGAAGGTGTTGTTCCGGCGGAACTGGGCCTGGATCGGGCCACCTTGGCGTCCGCAGGATTTACCGGCGCGGCAGGCCAGTCCCTAGTGCTTCCCCGTGCAGGTTCGACGGCGGTCATCGCCGTGGGGGCCGGTAGCGGTGCCGTGCGCACTGTGGATGAGTTGCGGGACGGCGCTGCAGCCTTTGCCGCAGCCGCTGCCCGTCACGAAACGCTTGCGCTTGTACTGCCCGCAGGCCATGGAGTTGCAGGCGATGCGGCCGCGCAGGCGTCCGTAGAGGGTGCTTTGCTGGCCCGGTACCGTTTCAACGCTCTGAAGAGTGATCCCAAGTCCGTGGCCGTTGCCAGCCTTGAGATTGTTGGTACCGGAGAGGGAGCAGAAGCCGGTGCGGCTCGCGGTAAGGTACTGGCCCGTTCGGCAGCGCTGGCCCGCGACCTCGCTAACAACCCGCCCGGGCACCTCACGGCCGCCGAGTATGCTGATTTCGCAGCTGTTCAGGGCCCATCCTTCGGCCTGAGCGTGGAGACGTTCGGCCTGGCGGAGCTCATAGACATGGGTTGCGGTGGCTTGTTGGGCGTTAACGCTGGCAGCTTCGAGGAACCGCGGCTGATTGTGCTGCGCTACGTTCCCGAGAGTGAACCCACAGCTCATCTGGCGCTGGTGGGCAAGGGCATCATGTACGACTCCGGTGGCATCAGCCTCAAGCCCTCGGACCCCATGCACTTGGCCATGAAGATGGACATGGCCGGATCAGGTGCCGTCATGGCGGCTATGACGGGCCTGCGGGACTTGGGTGCCACAGCCGCGGTCAGCGCCTGGCTGGTCTGCACCGACAACATGCCTTCTGGCACGGCCACCAAGCTGGGCGATGTCCTCACAGCCCGAAACGGCACCACTGTTGAGGTCAAGAACACCGACGCAGAGGGCCGCTTGGTCATGATGGATGCGCTCAGCTTGGCCATGGAGGAAACCCCTGACGCCATTGTTGATGCCGCCACGCTGACTGGCGCTGCCATGGCTGCGCTGGGCACCTTGGTCGGTGCCGTCATTGGCAACGATCAGGCTCTCGTGGAGCAGATCAAAACGGCTGGCGCTGCTACGGGCGAGTCCATCTGGCAGCTCCCATTGGAATCCCGTTACCGCAAGCAGCTGGATTCTGACATTGCCGATATCTCCAACATGGGTGGCCCCACGGCCGGGGCCATCACAGCCGGACTCTTCCTCGCCGAGTTCGTCAAGGGCACGCCCTGGGCGCATCTGGACATCGCCGGGACCATGAAGAGTGACTCGAACGACTCGTGGCGCCCCATCGGTGCCACGGGCTTTGGTACCCGGTTGCTGAGCGAATTCATCGTCAATTACACCAAGCCCTAG
- the cls gene encoding cardiolipin synthase, whose translation MIHPDVLAWLLLAGHIILGAIAVAYISARRRPATAIAWMLTIIFIPYIGLVAFMLVGFSRLPKARRDKQKYVNELILERTQGFDQLSHREDWPQGLPGLVTLNSALGALPMVGGNDVELLPDYHGSIAAMAAEIDRAQKYVHVEFYILVHDDVTKVFFEALARAVARGVSVRVMSDHLAALMNPGRKETLAVLADMGAQYQAMLPLRPWKGHWQRIDLRNHRKLLVIDGAIGFTGSQNLVHESYNKKKNIARGLRWHELMMRIHGPAVRELDAVFVTDWYSETDVLLELDTSPVVMDPAAHLVDAQVVPSGPSFENDNNLKLFVAMIHQATERVSITSPYFVPEDSVLMAIITAAGRGLSVELFVSEIGDQAMVYHAQRSYYEALLRAGVKIYLYKAPEVLHSKHFSIDSDVAVIGSSNMDVRSFSLNMEISVLIHSEYFVQQLRVIEDGYRANSRELELADWVKRPAGEKFWDSAARLTSNLQ comes from the coding sequence ATGATCCACCCGGACGTGCTCGCTTGGCTGTTGCTCGCCGGCCACATCATCCTTGGCGCCATCGCCGTGGCCTACATTTCTGCTCGGCGCCGTCCCGCAACGGCCATCGCCTGGATGCTGACCATCATTTTTATCCCTTACATAGGGCTTGTGGCGTTCATGCTGGTGGGCTTCTCACGCCTACCCAAGGCCCGCCGTGACAAGCAGAAGTATGTCAACGAGCTGATCCTGGAACGTACGCAAGGATTCGACCAGCTCAGCCATCGGGAGGACTGGCCCCAGGGGCTGCCCGGGCTGGTGACACTCAACAGCGCGCTCGGTGCGCTGCCCATGGTGGGAGGCAACGACGTCGAACTTCTTCCGGATTACCACGGGTCCATTGCGGCGATGGCGGCGGAGATTGATCGGGCGCAGAAGTATGTGCACGTGGAGTTTTACATCCTGGTGCACGACGACGTCACCAAGGTCTTCTTCGAAGCGCTGGCTAGGGCGGTGGCCAGGGGAGTGAGCGTGCGGGTCATGAGCGACCATTTGGCAGCCCTCATGAACCCCGGGCGTAAGGAAACTCTGGCCGTGCTGGCGGATATGGGCGCGCAATACCAGGCCATGCTGCCGCTGCGGCCGTGGAAGGGGCACTGGCAGCGGATTGACCTGCGCAACCACCGCAAGTTGTTGGTGATCGATGGCGCCATTGGCTTCACCGGCTCGCAGAATCTGGTGCACGAGAGCTATAACAAGAAGAAGAATATTGCCCGGGGGCTGCGCTGGCACGAGTTGATGATGCGCATTCACGGGCCCGCTGTCAGGGAGCTCGACGCCGTTTTTGTCACCGATTGGTACAGCGAAACCGACGTACTGCTGGAGCTGGATACCTCACCGGTGGTCATGGATCCGGCTGCGCATCTGGTGGACGCGCAGGTGGTGCCCAGCGGACCGAGCTTTGAAAATGACAATAACCTGAAGCTTTTTGTGGCCATGATCCATCAGGCAACGGAGCGGGTCAGCATCACCAGCCCGTACTTTGTGCCGGAGGATTCGGTGCTCATGGCCATCATCACGGCGGCCGGTCGCGGGCTCTCGGTGGAGCTGTTTGTCTCCGAAATTGGCGACCAGGCCATGGTCTATCACGCGCAGCGTTCCTATTATGAGGCGCTGTTGCGGGCCGGTGTGAAGATCTATCTTTACAAGGCGCCGGAGGTGCTGCACTCCAAGCACTTCAGTATTGATTCGGATGTGGCCGTGATTGGGTCCTCGAATATGGACGTGCGGTCCTTCTCGCTGAACATGGAGATCTCGGTGCTCATCCACAGCGAGTACTTTGTGCAGCAACTGCGGGTCATTGAGGATGGCTACCGGGCGAACAGCCGTGAGCTGGAACTGGCCGACTGGGTCAAGCGCCCGGCGGGGGAGAAGTTCTGGGACAGCGCGGCCAGACTGACCTCCAACCTCCAGTAG
- a CDS encoding AI-2E family transporter: MSAATGTPASAPTPNSSGTKVLISLAAAVIVLIGLSRISSIVGPVFLALVLTICVYPVKQRLLARGVPPVLAGLATILSVYAMIGALVASLWVSAVQLTRLLPQFGPQITQLRADLRIFLHDNLGIGDDQVRAIVNSIDLRVLFDTAYNLLGSAMNVGSGLVFLLLLVMFMSIDATYFPTILAVVKEKRAPVVEALSNFAKLSRSFMIMTTLFGAIVATLNLTLLLILGVPGAGLWALLSFVCGFIPFIGFWISLVPAAIMALLAGGLPTFIGVVAFYGVINSLIQSIIQPKFVSGSVNLNMTLTFLSVIFWSALLGPLGALMAVPLTLFARAILVDSHPDSAWLKPFIGDVSESKAMLAQQRAAAKDAKSAKSKQA; this comes from the coding sequence ATGAGTGCAGCAACTGGAACTCCGGCCTCGGCACCGACCCCGAATTCCTCCGGGACCAAGGTTTTGATCAGTTTGGCGGCAGCCGTCATCGTGCTGATAGGGCTCAGCCGCATTTCCTCTATCGTGGGACCCGTCTTCCTGGCACTCGTGCTGACCATTTGTGTCTATCCGGTCAAGCAAAGGCTCTTGGCCCGCGGCGTCCCCCCGGTGCTGGCCGGTCTCGCCACCATTTTGTCCGTCTACGCCATGATCGGGGCGCTAGTGGCCTCCCTGTGGGTCTCAGCCGTTCAGCTCACCCGGCTGTTGCCACAATTTGGGCCCCAGATTACTCAATTGCGTGCCGATCTAAGGATCTTCCTGCACGACAACCTCGGCATTGGGGACGACCAGGTTCGCGCCATTGTGAATTCCATCGATTTGCGGGTCCTGTTCGACACCGCCTACAACCTGCTCGGAAGCGCCATGAACGTGGGCTCGGGCCTGGTGTTCCTGCTCCTGCTGGTCATGTTCATGAGCATCGACGCCACCTACTTCCCGACGATTCTTGCCGTAGTGAAGGAAAAACGGGCACCGGTGGTTGAGGCCTTGAGTAACTTCGCCAAGCTCTCCCGTTCCTTCATGATCATGACCACGCTCTTCGGTGCCATTGTGGCCACACTCAACCTAACGCTCCTGCTGATCCTTGGCGTGCCGGGCGCTGGACTCTGGGCGCTGTTGTCCTTTGTGTGCGGTTTCATCCCGTTCATCGGCTTCTGGATCTCCCTGGTTCCGGCGGCCATCATGGCCCTGCTGGCCGGTGGGCTGCCCACCTTCATCGGGGTGGTGGCGTTCTACGGCGTCATCAATTCCCTGATCCAGTCCATCATCCAGCCCAAGTTTGTCTCCGGCTCGGTGAATTTGAACATGACGCTGACCTTCCTATCCGTCATCTTCTGGTCCGCGCTACTGGGCCCGCTCGGCGCCCTGATGGCCGTCCCGCTCACGCTGTTTGCCCGAGCTATCCTGGTGGACTCGCACCCGGACTCCGCATGGCTGAAGCCGTTCATTGGCGACGTCAGCGAATCCAAGGCAATGCTGGCACAACAGCGGGCAGCCGCCAAGGACGCCAAATCGGCGAAGTCCAAGCAGGCCTGA
- a CDS encoding TetR/AcrR family transcriptional regulator — protein MTTTNPTPHSTSTSAPAEVTGVERPEEPRRQRLNPDERRQQIFLCAQKLFNDGSYDEVSATDIAAAAGVARGLINHYFGNKRGLYLEVIKVSSTMSESAVAALPAGPSEQRIDVAVTWFLDSLEKSGATWLSFGSSMGRAPDLEKILIAAENDSIELLIQTCGFGGRSADREQIRAIFRIYAQLARSGAREWLLRKTLTRPQVHALLASSLKVIVDDVIPAI, from the coding sequence GTGACCACCACCAACCCAACGCCGCACTCCACCTCCACTTCCGCGCCTGCGGAGGTGACCGGCGTCGAACGTCCCGAAGAGCCGCGCAGGCAACGGCTCAATCCGGATGAACGGCGCCAACAGATTTTTCTCTGCGCACAGAAGCTGTTCAACGACGGGTCGTATGACGAGGTCTCCGCGACGGATATCGCGGCCGCGGCGGGTGTGGCGCGCGGGCTGATCAACCATTATTTCGGCAACAAGCGCGGGCTGTATCTGGAAGTCATCAAAGTCAGTTCCACCATGTCCGAATCGGCCGTGGCTGCGCTACCGGCGGGGCCATCGGAGCAGCGGATCGATGTGGCGGTGACCTGGTTTCTGGATTCCCTGGAAAAATCCGGCGCCACGTGGCTGTCCTTTGGCAGCAGCATGGGGCGGGCCCCTGATCTGGAGAAGATTCTGATCGCCGCCGAGAACGATTCCATCGAGTTGCTCATCCAGACCTGCGGGTTTGGCGGCAGGAGTGCCGATCGCGAACAGATCCGGGCCATTTTTCGCATCTATGCACAATTGGCACGTAGTGGCGCACGTGAATGGCTACTGCGCAAAACCCTCACCCGCCCGCAAGTCCATGCGCTGCTAGCGAGCAGCCTGAAGGTCATCGTGGACGACGTCATCCCAGCCATCTGA
- a CDS encoding enoyl-CoA hydratase-related protein: protein MTAEISTPYTAISYTVAERIATVSLNRPEARNGYTLAMAHELEHAFLAADADPAVQVVVFTCVGNDFSVGADLSGGGFDMSMTNAASDWQEPAGRCSKTIFGMNKPVIAALRGVSVGGGMTITLSCDFRLASTDSRFSFPFSRRGIFPEGASVWYLPRLVGVSRATDWMLTGRLFGADEALDAGLVTSVHEPENVLEAAYELARDMIANTSEVSTAVIKQMLNRLSGLDSPVPVHALDSQLIAGLPGHADTVEGVKSFLEKRPPNFPLTVPDGIPQWLPWIERPRIETDPTP from the coding sequence ATGACCGCTGAAATCTCCACACCGTACACCGCCATCAGCTACACGGTGGCCGAGCGCATTGCGACGGTTTCCCTCAATCGCCCCGAGGCCCGCAACGGCTACACTCTGGCGATGGCACACGAACTCGAGCATGCCTTCCTGGCCGCCGACGCCGACCCTGCCGTCCAGGTTGTCGTGTTCACCTGCGTTGGCAACGACTTCTCCGTTGGCGCGGATCTCAGCGGCGGCGGCTTTGACATGTCCATGACAAATGCCGCGAGCGATTGGCAGGAACCGGCCGGGCGCTGCTCCAAAACCATCTTCGGCATGAACAAGCCCGTCATCGCGGCCCTGCGCGGCGTATCGGTGGGCGGCGGCATGACTATCACGCTCTCCTGCGACTTCCGTCTGGCGTCCACCGATTCGCGTTTTTCCTTCCCGTTCAGCCGCCGCGGGATCTTCCCCGAGGGCGCCTCGGTCTGGTACCTGCCGCGTCTGGTGGGGGTTTCCCGCGCCACGGACTGGATGCTGACGGGCCGCCTTTTCGGTGCCGATGAAGCGCTCGACGCCGGACTCGTCACCTCGGTGCACGAGCCCGAGAATGTTTTGGAGGCAGCCTATGAACTGGCCCGGGACATGATCGCCAACACCTCCGAGGTGTCCACCGCCGTCATCAAGCAAATGCTGAACCGGCTCAGCGGGCTCGACTCCCCCGTCCCCGTCCATGCCCTGGATTCGCAGCTGATTGCCGGGTTGCCGGGCCACGCCGACACGGTGGAAGGCGTGAAGTCGTTCCTGGAAAAACGCCCGCCGAACTTCCCGCTCACGGTGCCTGACGGCATTCCGCAGTGGCTCCCCTGGATAGAACGCCCCCGCATAGAGACCGACCCAACACCGTGA
- a CDS encoding acetyl-CoA C-acetyltransferase, giving the protein MPEAFVFDAIRTPRGRGKKGSLHGTKPIDLVVGLINALRERNPGLDGNLIDDLILGVVSPVGDQGAVIARTAVIAAGLPDTVGGVQINRFCASGLEAVNMAAQKVRSGWDQLIIAGGVESMSRVPIGSDGGAWAMDPATNYDTYFVPQGIGADLIATMEGFSRVDVDAYAVRSQRLAAQAWKEGRFAKSVVSVKDQNGLVVLDRDEHMRPESTPESQAGLRPAFATMGEAGGFDAVALQKFHAVEKIDHVHTAANSSGIVDGAALVLVGSAEVGARLGLTPRARIVATATSGADPTIMLTGPTPATEKLLKTAGLSVDDIDLFEINEAFASVVLKYQKDLGIPDEKLNVNGGAIAMGHPLGATGAMILGTVLDELERTKKRRAVVTLCIGGGMGVATLIERV; this is encoded by the coding sequence ATACCGGAAGCATTTGTCTTCGACGCCATCCGCACCCCGCGAGGCCGCGGTAAGAAAGGATCCCTGCACGGTACCAAGCCGATCGACCTTGTGGTGGGGCTCATCAATGCCCTCCGAGAACGGAACCCCGGCCTTGATGGGAACCTGATCGATGACTTGATTCTCGGCGTTGTTTCCCCCGTGGGCGACCAGGGGGCCGTGATCGCCCGAACGGCCGTCATCGCCGCCGGCCTTCCGGACACCGTGGGTGGCGTGCAGATTAACCGCTTCTGCGCCTCGGGCTTGGAGGCCGTCAACATGGCCGCCCAGAAAGTGCGTTCGGGCTGGGACCAGCTCATCATCGCCGGTGGAGTGGAGTCCATGTCCCGTGTGCCGATCGGTTCCGACGGCGGCGCTTGGGCCATGGACCCGGCCACCAATTACGATACTTACTTTGTTCCACAGGGCATTGGTGCCGACCTCATCGCCACGATGGAGGGCTTCAGCCGCGTGGACGTCGATGCCTATGCAGTGCGCTCGCAGCGCCTCGCCGCGCAGGCCTGGAAAGAGGGCCGCTTCGCGAAATCCGTGGTCTCGGTCAAGGACCAGAACGGGCTGGTGGTGCTGGACCGTGACGAGCACATGCGCCCCGAATCCACCCCAGAGTCTCAGGCCGGGTTGCGCCCCGCGTTCGCCACCATGGGCGAGGCCGGCGGCTTCGACGCCGTTGCACTCCAAAAATTCCATGCCGTGGAGAAGATTGACCATGTCCACACCGCAGCGAATTCCTCGGGAATTGTCGACGGCGCCGCCCTTGTTTTGGTGGGCAGCGCTGAGGTGGGTGCACGGCTGGGACTGACGCCGCGCGCCAGGATCGTGGCCACGGCCACCTCGGGCGCCGATCCCACCATCATGCTCACCGGGCCCACACCGGCCACCGAAAAACTGCTGAAAACCGCAGGGCTGTCGGTCGATGACATTGACCTGTTTGAAATCAACGAGGCCTTCGCCTCCGTGGTGCTGAAATACCAAAAGGACCTAGGCATACCGGACGAGAAGCTCAACGTGAACGGCGGCGCGATCGCCATGGGCCACCCGCTCGGCGCCACTGGGGCCATGATCCTGGGCACCGTGCTGGATGAGCTGGAACGCACCAAAAAGCGCAGGGCCGTGGTGACCCTGTGCATTGGCGGCGGCATGGGCGTGGCAACTTTGATCGAGAGGGTCTAG
- a CDS encoding 3-hydroxyacyl-CoA dehydrogenase NAD-binding domain-containing protein — MSEATVQESNNTIRWDQDADGVVILTMDDPNQSANTMNGDYSDSMQAVVERLAAEKETITGVVLASAKKTFFAGGDLKDLIASTPEDAAKIFELGQKIKAQLRTLETLGKPVVAAINGAALGGGLEIALAAHHRIAADTRGSVIGLPEVTLGLLPGGGGIVRTVRLMGIADATMKVLLQGQKYKPRKALEIGLIHEVVDTVEELIPAAKAWIAANPEAVQPWDVPKYRIPGGTPSTPALAANLPAFPANLRKQLKGANYPAPRAILAAAVESTQVDFDTALEIESRYFVELVTGPVSTNMIKAFFFDMGHISAGGSRPVGYEKYTAKKVAVLGAGMMGAGIAYVCARGGMDVVLKDVSLEAAERGKAHSKTLTDKAVARGQSTQDAADALLAKITPTADAADVAGVDLVIEAVFENVEVKQKAFQEIQDLLGPDAVLGSNTSTLPITTLAEGVRSQGNFIGLHFFSPVDKMPLLEIIAGANTSDETLAKAFDIAQQIKKTPIVVNDSRGFFTSRVIGTFMNEAIAMLGEGIAAPSIEQAGLQAGYPAAPLQLADELNLTLMSKIQKETKAGLEAENGVQKYQDHAAYSIVDRMIEEFSRKGKLAGAGFYNYADGHRTGLWEGLAENYGGSAEIPFEDMKERMLFAESLETVKCLDEGVLRSVEDANIGSILGIGFPAWTGGVLQYMNGYDGGLAGFVARSRELAATYGEHFLPPASLVAKAEQGGRY; from the coding sequence ATGAGTGAGGCAACAGTGCAGGAAAGCAACAACACCATCCGCTGGGACCAGGACGCCGACGGCGTCGTCATCCTGACCATGGACGATCCGAACCAGTCAGCCAACACCATGAACGGCGACTACAGCGACTCCATGCAGGCCGTGGTGGAGCGTCTCGCGGCAGAGAAGGAGACCATCACCGGCGTCGTGCTGGCCTCGGCAAAGAAGACCTTTTTCGCAGGTGGCGACCTGAAGGATCTCATTGCATCCACACCGGAGGACGCCGCGAAGATTTTTGAGCTGGGCCAAAAGATCAAGGCCCAGCTGCGCACGCTGGAAACGCTCGGCAAACCTGTGGTTGCGGCCATTAACGGCGCGGCACTGGGCGGTGGGCTGGAAATTGCCCTCGCCGCCCACCACCGCATTGCGGCGGACACGCGCGGCTCGGTCATCGGCCTGCCGGAAGTCACGCTGGGCCTGCTGCCCGGCGGCGGCGGCATTGTCCGCACTGTGCGCTTGATGGGCATTGCCGACGCCACCATGAAGGTGCTGCTGCAGGGGCAAAAGTATAAGCCGCGCAAGGCCCTTGAAATCGGCCTTATCCACGAGGTAGTGGACACTGTGGAGGAACTGATCCCGGCCGCGAAGGCCTGGATCGCGGCGAACCCGGAGGCCGTGCAGCCGTGGGATGTGCCCAAATACCGGATCCCCGGAGGCACCCCCAGCACCCCCGCACTGGCCGCAAACCTGCCGGCCTTCCCAGCGAATCTGCGCAAGCAGCTCAAGGGCGCCAACTACCCGGCCCCGCGCGCCATCCTGGCCGCCGCCGTCGAAAGCACCCAGGTGGATTTCGACACGGCGCTGGAGATTGAGTCGCGCTACTTTGTGGAGCTCGTGACCGGCCCGGTCTCGACGAACATGATCAAGGCGTTCTTCTTCGACATGGGCCACATCAGCGCCGGCGGCAGCCGTCCCGTGGGGTACGAAAAGTACACGGCCAAGAAGGTTGCCGTCCTGGGCGCAGGCATGATGGGTGCCGGCATCGCTTATGTATGTGCCCGCGGCGGCATGGACGTGGTGCTCAAGGACGTCTCCCTCGAGGCTGCCGAGCGGGGCAAGGCCCATTCCAAGACACTCACCGACAAGGCAGTGGCGCGCGGCCAGTCAACTCAGGACGCAGCCGATGCCCTGCTGGCCAAGATCACCCCCACCGCAGACGCGGCAGATGTGGCCGGGGTTGACCTGGTCATCGAGGCCGTCTTTGAAAACGTGGAGGTCAAGCAGAAGGCATTCCAGGAAATCCAGGATCTCCTCGGCCCGGACGCCGTGCTGGGTTCCAACACCTCAACACTGCCCATCACCACGCTGGCCGAGGGCGTGCGAAGCCAAGGGAACTTCATCGGCCTGCACTTCTTCTCTCCTGTGGACAAGATGCCGCTGCTGGAAATCATCGCCGGGGCAAACACCTCCGATGAAACCCTGGCCAAGGCCTTCGACATCGCCCAGCAGATCAAGAAAACACCCATTGTTGTCAACGATTCCCGCGGCTTCTTTACCTCTCGCGTGATCGGCACGTTCATGAATGAGGCGATTGCCATGCTCGGCGAGGGCATCGCCGCCCCGTCCATCGAGCAGGCGGGGCTGCAAGCCGGCTATCCGGCCGCGCCGCTGCAACTGGCAGATGAGCTGAATCTGACCCTCATGTCCAAGATCCAGAAGGAGACCAAGGCCGGCTTGGAGGCCGAGAATGGCGTGCAAAAGTACCAGGATCACGCCGCCTACAGCATCGTGGACCGCATGATCGAGGAGTTTTCCCGCAAGGGCAAGCTGGCCGGTGCCGGCTTCTACAACTACGCCGACGGCCACCGAACCGGGCTCTGGGAAGGCCTCGCGGAAAACTACGGCGGATCGGCGGAAATCCCCTTCGAAGACATGAAAGAGCGCATGCTCTTCGCCGAATCACTCGAGACCGTCAAATGCCTGGACGAGGGCGTGCTGCGCAGCGTGGAGGACGCCAACATCGGCTCAATCCTGGGCATCGGCTTCCCGGCATGGACCGGTGGCGTGCTCCAGTACATGAACGGGTACGACGGCGGCCTGGCAGGTTTTGTGGCCAGGTCCCGTGAGCTGGCGGCCACGTATGGCGAGCACTTCCTGCCCCCGGCCTCGCTCGTGGCCAAGGCCGAGCAGGGCGGGAGGTACTGA
- a CDS encoding crotonase/enoyl-CoA hydratase family protein yields the protein MGAEAAAGPERTAGYQPRTASGPAFTQPWTAFTVAQAPNPGVAVVHLMGPGRGNMMGLAFWAELPQVFAALDADETVRAVVLAGSGNHFSTGLDVQEVLGSWLGKLGPGATAQAAQRTELNGLIRSLQDAVTSVATCRKPVIAAVHGWCIGGGVDLISAADVRLASVDAQFSIREARLAIVADVGSLQRLRGIIGEGQLRELALTAKDIGVSRAEKIGLVNDVFADPEELMAAALDMAAEIAANSPLAVAGTKAVLNEGREEDIARGLRHVALWNASFLHSEDLLEAVTALGERRPAVFTGK from the coding sequence ATGGGCGCTGAGGCTGCGGCCGGACCCGAGCGGACGGCCGGATACCAGCCAAGGACCGCAAGCGGTCCCGCCTTCACCCAACCCTGGACCGCATTCACGGTGGCACAAGCGCCCAACCCGGGGGTCGCCGTCGTCCATCTGATGGGGCCCGGGCGCGGGAACATGATGGGGCTCGCGTTCTGGGCAGAACTGCCTCAAGTCTTCGCGGCCCTTGACGCCGATGAAACAGTACGCGCAGTGGTCCTGGCGGGCAGCGGTAACCATTTCAGCACCGGTTTGGATGTGCAGGAGGTGCTGGGCTCCTGGCTGGGAAAGCTGGGCCCCGGCGCCACCGCCCAAGCTGCCCAGCGCACCGAACTGAACGGCCTGATCAGAAGCCTGCAGGATGCCGTCACCTCGGTGGCCACCTGCCGGAAACCTGTCATCGCGGCCGTGCATGGCTGGTGCATTGGCGGTGGTGTGGATCTGATCAGCGCCGCTGATGTGCGCCTGGCCAGTGTGGATGCCCAGTTCAGCATCCGGGAGGCGCGGCTGGCGATCGTGGCCGACGTCGGAAGTCTCCAGCGCCTGCGCGGCATCATTGGCGAGGGTCAGCTGCGTGAACTGGCGCTGACGGCCAAGGACATTGGCGTGAGCAGGGCGGAGAAGATCGGCCTGGTCAACGACGTGTTCGCCGATCCTGAAGAACTGATGGCGGCGGCGCTGGACATGGCGGCGGAGATAGCGGCCAATTCACCGCTGGCCGTGGCCGGCACCAAGGCCGTGCTGAACGAGGGACGCGAAGAAGACATTGCGCGCGGGCTGCGGCACGTGGCGCTGTGGAACGCCTCGTTCCTGCACAGCGAAGATCTGCTTGAGGCCGTGACGGCGCTGGGCGAGCGCCGCCCGGCAGTATTTACCGGCAAGTAG